A genomic segment from Acuticoccus sediminis encodes:
- the mnmE gene encoding tRNA uridine-5-carboxymethylaminomethyl(34) synthesis GTPase MnmE, with translation MQVSGTIVALSSGRPPSAIAIIRASGPASLSLAQAFGVTALQPRRASLRGLVSPVDGALIDRALCLYFPAPLTATGEAVVEFHCHGGPAVVERVLADAVTVPGVRMAEPGEFTLRAVLNGRMGISDAEALADVIEARTEAERRRAVRLAEGALSRLVAGWRSEVIALLADAEARLDFADEGDVPDDLADLARRCAALADAVEQVLAGSVEADKLTDGYHVVLVGPPNAGKSSLLNALTASEAAIVTPEAGTTRDVVSVTIDLGGYRVTLSDTAGLRDGASGVEAIGIERTRRWIEDADLVIAVRSPDTEAADVPADLVIHHKADISGGEGLATSVHDPASIGRLRDRLAEIVAEAMRPSEAALVTRARQRSALGAFAARVRDAADEGALELQAEALRLACHEMARMTGEIGIEDVLDDVFGRFCIGK, from the coding sequence ATGCAGGTATCGGGAACAATTGTGGCGCTGTCCTCAGGTCGGCCACCTAGCGCGATCGCGATTATTCGCGCCAGTGGGCCAGCGTCGCTGTCCCTTGCGCAAGCGTTCGGCGTAACGGCGCTCCAGCCACGCCGCGCCAGCCTTCGCGGGCTGGTGTCTCCGGTGGACGGTGCGCTGATCGACCGCGCGCTCTGCCTCTACTTTCCCGCACCTCTCACGGCGACGGGAGAGGCGGTGGTGGAGTTCCACTGCCACGGCGGCCCTGCGGTCGTGGAGCGTGTCCTGGCGGACGCGGTGACGGTTCCCGGCGTGCGCATGGCGGAGCCGGGGGAGTTCACCCTGCGCGCGGTCCTCAACGGGCGGATGGGCATCTCCGACGCCGAGGCGCTGGCGGACGTGATCGAAGCCCGCACCGAGGCGGAGCGGCGGCGCGCGGTGCGGCTCGCGGAGGGGGCGCTGTCGCGTCTCGTCGCGGGTTGGCGGAGCGAGGTCATCGCGCTGCTCGCCGACGCAGAGGCGCGCCTCGACTTCGCCGACGAGGGGGACGTGCCGGACGACCTCGCCGATCTCGCCCGCCGTTGCGCGGCCCTGGCGGATGCCGTCGAACAGGTCCTCGCCGGGAGCGTGGAGGCGGACAAGCTGACGGACGGGTACCATGTCGTCCTCGTCGGTCCGCCCAATGCGGGGAAATCGAGCCTCCTGAACGCCCTCACGGCGAGCGAGGCGGCGATCGTGACGCCGGAAGCGGGGACGACGCGCGACGTGGTCTCCGTGACGATCGATCTCGGCGGATATCGCGTCACGCTGTCCGACACGGCGGGACTGCGGGATGGGGCAAGCGGTGTCGAGGCGATCGGCATCGAGCGGACGCGCCGATGGATCGAGGACGCAGATCTGGTGATTGCGGTCCGCAGTCCGGACACCGAGGCGGCCGACGTCCCGGCGGATCTGGTGATCCACCACAAGGCCGACATCTCGGGCGGGGAGGGGCTGGCGACATCCGTCCACGACCCGGCGTCCATCGGGCGCCTGCGCGACCGGCTGGCGGAGATCGTGGCGGAGGCGATGCGCCCGTCCGAGGCGGCGCTGGTGACCCGGGCCCGGCAGCGTTCCGCGCTCGGCGCATTCGCGGCGCGCGTGCGGGATGCTGCGGACGAGGGTGCGTTGGAGCTCCAGGCCGAGGCATTGCGCTTGGCCTGCCACGAAATGGCGCGTATGACGGGAGAAATCGGGATCGAGGACGTCCTCGACGACGTCTTCGGCCGCTTCTGCATCGGCAAGTAG
- a CDS encoding thioredoxin domain-containing protein — protein sequence MANRLAQEASPYLLQHADNPVDWWPWSADALAEAERTGKPILLSVGYAACHWCHVMAHESFEDDDTAAVMNARYINIKVDREERPDIDQIYMAALHATGEQGGWPLTMFLTSGGEPFFGGTYFPKDARFGRARFVDVLNAVADAYRDRAEVVEGNVAALRQRIGATAEPGELPADTPDKAARQLLSLMDPENGGTRGAPKFPNASLFGVLWRAYARTGDEAYLKAVTTALNRIAMGGIYDHVGGGLARYSVDSRWHVPHFEKMLYDNAQILALMGEVGAATGSSLLAVRCEETVNWLIREMDVGGLFAASLDADSEGEEGRFYVWSMAALTDVLGTDAARFARHYGATAEGNWEGTNVLHRFAEADLADAGTEAFLAACRERLLEARERRPRPARDDKALADWNGLMIAGLARAGAALGRTDWVDLAETTYAAARSTFGHGGRLIHAVRGKVRLEQGFALDYAAMIHAALALVAAGRPGRCLDDARAWCETLELHYAAPDGGYYWTADDADALIMRPDSPLDEAVPNANGLMVQNLATLWALTGDDSYEVRARSALRVHARAIAANVFGCASMVNGLDQLSAPTVTINDAPALRAVVAAHPAAVLVDTPPEGHPLRTSSPPVGAAVVCRHMTCGLALRDAAALRDEIWLKTG from the coding sequence ATGGCCAATCGACTGGCGCAAGAAGCCAGCCCCTACCTGCTGCAGCATGCGGACAATCCCGTCGACTGGTGGCCCTGGTCCGCCGATGCGCTCGCCGAAGCGGAACGGACCGGCAAGCCCATCCTCCTGTCCGTCGGATACGCCGCATGCCACTGGTGCCACGTCATGGCCCACGAAAGCTTCGAGGATGACGACACCGCCGCCGTCATGAACGCCCGCTACATCAATATCAAGGTCGATCGCGAGGAGCGCCCGGACATCGACCAGATCTACATGGCCGCCCTCCACGCCACGGGCGAGCAAGGCGGCTGGCCCCTCACCATGTTCCTCACCTCCGGGGGCGAACCGTTCTTCGGCGGGACCTATTTCCCGAAGGACGCCCGCTTCGGACGGGCCCGGTTCGTCGACGTCCTCAACGCCGTCGCCGACGCCTATCGCGACAGGGCCGAGGTCGTCGAAGGCAACGTCGCGGCCCTGCGCCAGCGCATCGGCGCGACCGCCGAGCCCGGCGAGCTTCCGGCGGACACGCCCGACAAGGCCGCCCGCCAGCTCCTGTCGCTGATGGACCCGGAGAACGGTGGAACCCGCGGCGCTCCGAAGTTCCCCAACGCCTCCCTGTTCGGCGTCCTGTGGCGCGCCTACGCCCGTACCGGCGACGAGGCGTACCTCAAGGCCGTGACCACGGCCCTCAACCGCATCGCCATGGGCGGCATCTACGACCACGTCGGCGGCGGTCTGGCGCGCTATTCCGTCGACTCCCGCTGGCACGTGCCGCACTTCGAGAAGATGCTCTACGACAACGCCCAGATCCTCGCGCTGATGGGCGAAGTCGGAGCGGCGACGGGCTCGAGCCTCCTCGCCGTGCGTTGCGAGGAGACGGTCAACTGGCTGATCCGCGAGATGGACGTGGGCGGGCTCTTCGCCGCGAGCCTCGACGCCGACTCCGAGGGCGAGGAAGGCCGGTTCTACGTCTGGTCCATGGCGGCCCTCACGGACGTCCTGGGCACCGATGCGGCGCGCTTCGCCCGGCACTACGGCGCCACCGCCGAGGGCAACTGGGAAGGCACCAACGTCCTCCACCGATTCGCCGAGGCCGACCTCGCCGACGCCGGGACAGAGGCCTTCCTCGCCGCCTGCCGCGAACGGCTCCTCGAGGCGCGCGAACGTCGACCCCGGCCCGCCCGGGACGACAAGGCCCTCGCCGACTGGAACGGCCTCATGATCGCCGGCCTCGCCCGCGCCGGCGCCGCGCTCGGCCGGACGGACTGGGTCGATCTCGCCGAGACCACGTACGCTGCAGCGCGGTCCACCTTTGGCCACGGCGGACGGCTCATCCACGCGGTGCGCGGCAAGGTGCGCCTCGAACAGGGGTTCGCGCTCGACTATGCGGCGATGATCCACGCCGCCCTCGCCCTCGTCGCCGCAGGACGCCCGGGGCGCTGCCTCGACGACGCCAGGGCCTGGTGCGAGACGCTCGAGCTGCACTACGCCGCGCCCGACGGCGGCTACTACTGGACCGCCGACGATGCCGACGCGCTGATCATGCGCCCCGACAGTCCGCTCGACGAAGCCGTCCCCAACGCAAACGGCCTCATGGTCCAGAACCTTGCGACGCTCTGGGCCCTCACCGGGGACGACAGCTACGAGGTCCGCGCCCGGTCGGCCCTCAGGGTCCATGCCCGCGCCATCGCCGCCAACGTGTTCGGCTGCGCGAGCATGGTGAACGGCCTCGACCAGCTCTCCGCACCGACGGTGACCATCAACGACGCTCCGGCCCTACGTGCCGTCGTCGCCGCCCATCCGGCTGCGGTGCTGGTCGACACCCCTCCCGAGGGACACCCGCTCCGCACCTCCTCACCGCCCGTCGGCGCCGCAGTCGTTTGCCGTCACATGACCTGCGGGCTGGCCCTGAGAGACGCTGCCGCGCTGCGGGATGAAATATGGTTAAAGACGGGCTAA